The Candidatus Delongbacteria bacterium genome has a window encoding:
- a CDS encoding (2Fe-2S)-binding protein: MPEPVVLRVTLNGEARELRCLPGERLLDLLRGLGLTGVKEGCGEGECGACAVLLDGRLVNSCLVPALQVDGATLLTIEGAATDRELAAVQAAFAERGGVQCGICTPGMVLAAGALLKRSARPVEEEIRRALAGNLCRCTGYVRVVDSVLAAAERLGPPDPPAQG; encoded by the coding sequence ATGCCTGAGCCCGTGGTGCTGCGTGTCACATTAAACGGGGAAGCCCGCGAGCTGCGCTGTCTGCCGGGCGAGCGGCTGCTGGACCTGCTGCGCGGGCTGGGCCTGACGGGCGTCAAGGAGGGCTGCGGCGAGGGCGAGTGCGGGGCCTGCGCCGTGCTCCTGGACGGGAGGCTGGTGAACTCCTGCCTGGTGCCGGCCCTCCAAGTCGACGGCGCGACGCTCTTGACCATCGAGGGAGCCGCAACGGACCGGGAGCTGGCGGCGGTCCAGGCGGCGTTCGCCGAGCGGGGCGGCGTGCAGTGCGGCATCTGCACACCCGGCATGGTGCTGGCCGCGGGCGCGCTGCTCAAGCGCTCGGCGCGGCCCGTCGAGGAGGAGATCCGCCGCGCGCTGGCGGGCAACCTCTGCCGCTGCACGGGCTACGTGCGCGTCGTGGACAGCGTGCTGGCGGCGGCGGAGCGGCTGGGTCCCCCGGACCCGCCCGCCCAGGGATGA
- a CDS encoding FAD binding domain-containing protein: MRGIAADLELRRPASLAEALDLLAQDPKLKVLAGGTDLLVRHEDGSLGPARLLDLSALPELRQIRRVGDELEIGAGVCYADIQAHPDVIAHLPLLVQAAEQTGARAIQERGTLGGNVANASPAADSVPVLLALGAGLLLRSRTAERRLPLEDFFLDYRRTALRPDELITALRLPLASPPLQYFRKVGTRRAQAISKVALAAAGRWTAGGLECRVALASVAPVPLRCHELEAFLAAEAGRGDWMERAARLLMDGLRPIDDIRSTAAYRRQVAGNLLLAFLRRAEAARPGPDGR; the protein is encoded by the coding sequence GTGAGAGGCATCGCCGCGGATCTGGAACTGCGCCGGCCCGCCAGCCTGGCCGAGGCGCTGGACCTGCTGGCGCAGGACCCGAAGCTGAAAGTCCTGGCCGGGGGCACGGATCTGCTGGTCCGGCACGAGGACGGCAGCCTGGGTCCCGCCCGCCTGCTGGACCTCTCGGCCCTGCCGGAGCTAAGGCAGATCCGGCGCGTGGGCGACGAGTTGGAGATCGGCGCCGGCGTGTGTTACGCCGACATCCAGGCCCATCCCGACGTGATCGCCCACCTGCCCTTGCTGGTCCAGGCCGCGGAGCAGACGGGGGCCCGGGCCATCCAGGAGCGTGGGACCCTGGGCGGCAACGTGGCCAACGCCTCGCCGGCGGCGGACAGCGTGCCCGTCCTGCTGGCGCTGGGCGCCGGGTTGCTGCTGCGCTCCCGAACGGCGGAGCGTCGCCTGCCCCTGGAGGACTTCTTTCTGGACTACCGGCGCACGGCCCTGCGGCCGGATGAGCTGATCACGGCCCTGCGCCTGCCGCTGGCGTCACCGCCGCTCCAGTACTTCCGCAAGGTGGGCACCCGGCGCGCCCAGGCCATCTCCAAGGTGGCGCTGGCGGCCGCGGGCCGCTGGACCGCCGGGGGACTGGAGTGTCGCGTGGCCCTGGCCAGCGTGGCGCCCGTGCCTCTGCGCTGTCACGAGCTGGAGGCTTTCCTGGCCGCCGAGGCCGGCCGGGGCGACTGGATGGAGCGCGCGGCGCGGCTGCTGATGGACGGCCTGCGGCCCATCGACGACATTCGCTCCACGGCCGCTTACCGCCGCCAGGTGGCGGGCAATCTGCTGCTGGCCTTTCTGCGTCGCGCCGAGGCGGCCCGTCCCGGCCCGGACGGTCGCTGA
- a CDS encoding nucleotidyltransferase family protein → MNGGLPPLLLGAGGRSSRMGRPKHALAYHGASWLDWQLTRFRAAGGTRVHVVLPDGTAPPAVVPPGLQVDWLFQPDPAAPMSASLGLAAAAVLAEGWAAAWWLPVDVPAPGPDLWRDLWVNWQADVHQAAVPAAGGHPVLLGQGLLEQLAHAAPESGLRLDQLLRGLDPPEVLLRGSVRDANCRLNLNTPAAWEDWLRGEAERERE, encoded by the coding sequence GTGAACGGCGGCTTGCCGCCGCTCCTGCTGGGGGCGGGCGGCCGCTCCAGCCGGATGGGCCGGCCCAAGCACGCGCTGGCGTATCACGGCGCGAGCTGGCTGGATTGGCAGTTGACGCGCTTCCGGGCGGCGGGTGGAACTCGGGTCCACGTGGTGCTGCCCGACGGGACCGCCCCGCCGGCCGTCGTGCCGCCGGGCCTGCAGGTGGACTGGCTCTTCCAACCGGATCCCGCGGCGCCCATGAGCGCCAGCCTGGGATTGGCCGCGGCCGCGGTCCTGGCGGAGGGCTGGGCGGCAGCCTGGTGGTTGCCCGTGGACGTGCCGGCGCCGGGTCCCGATTTGTGGCGCGACCTCTGGGTCAACTGGCAGGCTGACGTGCATCAGGCAGCCGTGCCTGCGGCGGGCGGGCATCCCGTGCTGCTGGGACAGGGTCTGCTGGAACAGTTGGCGCACGCAGCGCCCGAGAGCGGCCTGCGCCTGGATCAGCTGCTGCGCGGGCTGGATCCGCCGGAGGTCCTGCTGCGCGGATCCGTGCGGGACGCCAACTGTCGGCTGAATCTCAACACTCCTGCGGCCTGGGAGGACTGGTTGCGGGGGGAAGCGGAACGGGAGCGCGAGTGA
- a CDS encoding OmpA family protein: MRRLMMSVLAAVVVAGVFAGCGLTRAQKGAIFGAGGGAAAGAVIGKQSGNTAMGAIIGAAVGGAAGAVIGNYMDKQAAEIERDLEGATVERVGEGIKITFASGILFAVDKSDLQPVAQANLRQLAEILNKYPDTNILIEGHTDSDGSESHNQSLSERRAGAVSHMLAQNGVTGARMSTIGYGESQAVADNSTAGGKQANRRVEVAIMANEKLKKAAQEKSN, translated from the coding sequence ATGAGAAGGTTGATGATGTCCGTGCTGGCCGCCGTCGTGGTGGCCGGCGTCTTTGCCGGGTGCGGGCTGACCCGCGCGCAGAAGGGCGCCATTTTCGGGGCGGGTGGCGGAGCAGCGGCAGGCGCCGTGATCGGCAAGCAGTCCGGCAACACGGCCATGGGCGCGATCATCGGGGCGGCCGTGGGCGGGGCCGCCGGCGCGGTGATCGGCAACTACATGGACAAGCAGGCGGCGGAGATCGAGCGCGATCTGGAGGGGGCCACCGTCGAGCGAGTCGGCGAGGGGATCAAGATCACCTTCGCCTCGGGCATCCTGTTCGCGGTGGACAAGTCCGACCTCCAGCCGGTGGCCCAGGCCAACCTGAGGCAGCTGGCCGAGATCCTCAACAAGTACCCCGACACGAACATCCTGATCGAGGGGCACACGGACTCCGACGGTTCGGAGTCGCACAACCAGTCGCTCTCCGAGCGGCGCGCCGGGGCTGTCTCGCACATGCTGGCGCAGAACGGCGTCACGGGAGCGCGGATGAGCACCATCGGCTACGGCGAATCCCAGGCGGTGGCCGACAACAGCACGGCCGGCGGCAAGCAGGCGAACCGGCGGGTGGAAGTGGCGATCATGGCCAATGAGAAACTGAAGAAGGCGGCGCAGGAGAAGTCCAACTAG
- a CDS encoding xanthine dehydrogenase family protein molybdopterin-binding subunit, producing the protein MAHPRIGSSSPRPDAWDKLTGRAQYVDDLRVDGLLHGITIRSPLPRARVLGVTLDPAFREPGLVVVGPRDLPGRNLIPLLVDDQPALADAFVNHAEEPLLLLAHADPAVLERARRAVRIELEPLPAVLDLCQAMAEERADIHPLGPVVKEIRIAKGDPESVWSGAAHVVEDEVESGAQEQLYLEPQGMIAWAGPDFVTVTGSLQCPYYVQHGLCAVFGLPAEKVRVIQAVTGGGFGGKEEYPTVLAVHAALLALKAGRPVKMVYDRAEDLAATTKRHPSRSLSRAAFDPGGRLLALDVDFNLDAGAYVTLTPVVLSRGALHAAGPYRCDHIRVRARAWATNTPPHGAFRGFGAPQSCLAIERLLDKAAAQLGLDPAELRLRNLLRPGDTTATGQVMREEIDLTGLVETALEQSDYRRLRTEFARANAGAGPEDPRRGVGLAVFLHGAGFTGSGEKRLASRAGLELDEQGVVQVLAASTEIGQGAATVFQQIVCGALGVTQEQVRVAQPDTAHVPDSGPTVASRTTMVVGGLVERAALALRAALAADGLAADADPAAVARALRQRARSHGGERWIESYQQPDWVVWDEETYRGDAYPTFAWAAYVAQVAVDPLTGEACVEEFTAVQDIGRVVNPLLAAGQIEGGVAQGIGFALLEDVRWRAGRMANNRLSTYIIPTALDLPRIRVHFRETPAGYGPAGAKGVGELPLDGTAPAVLAALDQALGARLARVPALPEQILPLLTPEATHA; encoded by the coding sequence ATGGCGCATCCCCGAATCGGCAGCTCCAGCCCGCGTCCCGATGCCTGGGACAAGCTCACCGGCCGGGCGCAGTACGTGGACGACCTGCGCGTGGACGGCCTGCTGCACGGCATCACCATCCGCAGCCCCCTGCCACGGGCGCGCGTGCTCGGCGTGACGCTGGATCCGGCCTTTCGGGAGCCCGGACTGGTGGTGGTGGGGCCGCGCGACCTGCCCGGCCGCAACCTCATTCCCCTGCTGGTGGACGATCAGCCCGCCCTGGCGGACGCGTTCGTGAATCACGCCGAAGAGCCCCTGCTGCTGCTGGCCCACGCGGATCCCGCCGTGCTGGAGCGCGCCCGGCGCGCCGTGCGTATCGAGCTGGAGCCCCTGCCCGCCGTGCTGGATCTGTGTCAGGCCATGGCCGAGGAGCGCGCCGACATCCATCCGCTGGGGCCGGTGGTGAAGGAGATCCGCATCGCCAAGGGGGATCCGGAGTCCGTCTGGAGCGGCGCCGCGCACGTCGTGGAGGACGAGGTGGAGAGCGGCGCCCAGGAGCAGCTCTACCTCGAGCCCCAGGGAATGATCGCCTGGGCCGGCCCGGATTTCGTCACGGTGACGGGCTCGCTGCAGTGCCCGTACTACGTACAGCACGGCCTCTGCGCCGTGTTCGGGCTGCCGGCCGAGAAGGTGCGCGTGATCCAGGCCGTCACGGGCGGCGGCTTCGGCGGCAAGGAGGAGTATCCCACCGTGCTGGCCGTGCACGCCGCGCTGCTGGCCCTGAAGGCCGGCCGGCCGGTGAAGATGGTCTACGACCGCGCCGAGGATCTGGCCGCCACCACCAAGCGCCATCCCTCCCGCTCCTTGAGCCGCGCCGCCTTCGACCCGGGCGGCCGGCTGCTGGCCCTGGACGTGGACTTCAACCTGGACGCCGGCGCCTACGTGACGCTGACGCCCGTGGTGCTCTCGCGCGGCGCCCTGCACGCCGCCGGTCCCTACCGCTGCGACCACATCCGGGTGCGGGCCCGCGCCTGGGCCACCAACACGCCGCCCCACGGCGCCTTCCGCGGTTTCGGCGCGCCCCAGAGCTGCCTGGCCATCGAGCGGCTGCTGGACAAGGCCGCCGCGCAACTGGGGTTGGACCCCGCCGAGCTGCGGCTGCGCAACCTGCTCCGCCCGGGCGACACCACGGCCACCGGACAGGTGATGCGCGAGGAGATCGATCTGACCGGGCTGGTGGAGACGGCCCTGGAACAGTCGGACTACCGCCGCCTGCGGACGGAGTTCGCCCGGGCCAATGCCGGGGCAGGCCCTGAGGATCCGCGGCGCGGCGTGGGGCTGGCGGTCTTCCTGCACGGGGCGGGCTTTACGGGCTCCGGCGAGAAGCGGCTGGCCTCCCGGGCCGGCCTGGAGCTGGACGAACAGGGCGTTGTGCAGGTCCTGGCGGCCTCCACGGAGATCGGCCAGGGCGCGGCCACGGTTTTCCAACAGATTGTCTGCGGTGCTTTGGGCGTGACACAGGAACAGGTGCGGGTGGCCCAGCCCGACACGGCCCACGTGCCGGACTCCGGCCCCACGGTGGCCTCGCGGACCACCATGGTGGTGGGCGGACTGGTGGAGCGCGCGGCCCTGGCCCTGCGCGCGGCCCTGGCGGCGGACGGACTGGCCGCGGACGCGGATCCCGCCGCGGTGGCCCGGGCCCTGCGGCAGCGCGCGCGGAGTCACGGCGGCGAGCGCTGGATCGAGAGCTACCAGCAGCCGGACTGGGTGGTCTGGGACGAGGAGACCTACCGGGGCGACGCCTATCCCACCTTCGCCTGGGCGGCCTACGTGGCCCAGGTGGCCGTGGATCCCTTGACGGGCGAGGCCTGCGTGGAGGAGTTCACTGCCGTGCAGGACATCGGCCGGGTGGTGAATCCGCTCTTGGCCGCCGGCCAGATCGAGGGCGGCGTGGCCCAGGGGATCGGCTTCGCCCTGCTGGAGGACGTGCGCTGGCGAGCCGGCCGGATGGCCAACAACCGCCTTAGCACCTACATCATCCCCACGGCCCTGGACCTGCCGCGCATCCGTGTCCACTTCCGTGAGACACCGGCGGGCTACGGCCCGGCGGGCGCCAAGGGGGTGGGCGAACTGCCGCTGGACGGCACGGCCCCCGCCGTGCTGGCCGCCCTGGACCAGGCGCTGGGCGCGCGGTTGGCGCGCGTGCCGGCCCTGCCCGAGCAGATCCTTCCCCTGCTGACGCCGGAGGCGACCCATGCCTGA
- a CDS encoding lysophospholipid acyltransferase family protein, with the protein MNLKTLRRRAVAWLAVQAGWLLLRFLHALVRVTPVGREHLEQARRAGRSVLIALWHGRILLPILEHRHQGIIPMISLSRDGEMIARTVEKLGYGTVRGSSSRGGRDAMLAMAAQLRQPGTVCAIMPDGPRGPRHELKPGVVLIARESGALIIPMSWGCPKPIRFNSWDRFQLWRPFGRAVVLYGEPIACPPEGEVDEQCALVREALLRLEAEADAWVPDGARSHA; encoded by the coding sequence GTGAACCTCAAGACCCTGCGGCGCCGGGCGGTGGCCTGGCTGGCCGTGCAGGCCGGCTGGCTGCTGCTGCGGTTCCTGCACGCGCTGGTGCGGGTCACGCCCGTGGGGCGCGAGCATTTGGAGCAGGCCCGGCGCGCGGGGCGCAGCGTGCTCATCGCGCTCTGGCACGGACGCATCCTGCTGCCCATCCTGGAACACCGCCACCAGGGCATCATCCCGATGATCTCCCTCTCCCGGGACGGCGAGATGATCGCCCGCACGGTGGAGAAACTGGGCTACGGCACCGTCCGCGGCTCCAGCTCCCGCGGGGGCCGGGACGCCATGCTGGCCATGGCCGCCCAGCTGCGGCAGCCGGGGACGGTCTGCGCCATCATGCCCGACGGGCCGCGCGGGCCGCGCCACGAACTGAAACCCGGCGTGGTGCTCATTGCCCGCGAGAGCGGCGCGCTGATCATCCCCATGTCCTGGGGCTGCCCCAAGCCCATCCGCTTCAACAGCTGGGACCGCTTCCAGCTCTGGCGACCCTTCGGCCGGGCTGTGGTGCTCTACGGCGAGCCCATCGCCTGCCCGCCGGAGGGCGAGGTGGACGAGCAGTGCGCGCTTGTGCGCGAGGCCCTGCTGCGCCTGGAGGCCGAGGCCGACGCCTGGGTGCCGGACGGGGCGCGGAGCCATGCGTAG
- the lpxK gene encoding tetraacyldisaccharide 4'-kinase encodes MRSPLARGLSLPWGGLMALRRRASHAGWLASAGVAIPVVSVGNLSLGGTGKSPLIRSLARALLQGVPHELSPLLPALGLPVAILSRGYGRASRGWRLVSRGEGPLLEVEEAGDEPLMLARQLPGAWVAVCEDRRAGARRLVELGAGGILLDDGYQHLALRRDLDLLLWDCQVDPARECVLPFGRLRENPAAALDAGVLLFGRPSPRLLAARLDWFRGLFRQAGRPFPPAFAVESSLAGLTDPATGRPHSPAGLGRHGLFCGIAAPERFLEQAERLLGAPAWSRCWGDHHDFTEADLETLRRAVREQRLGRLVTTWKDAVRLPAQHGLPLLVAEQELRIQAADLYLQRHE; translated from the coding sequence ATGCGTAGTCCCCTGGCCCGGGGACTCTCCCTGCCCTGGGGAGGCCTGATGGCCCTGCGGCGGCGGGCCAGCCACGCCGGCTGGCTGGCCTCGGCCGGCGTCGCCATTCCCGTGGTCAGCGTCGGCAACCTGAGCCTGGGCGGCACGGGCAAAAGTCCGCTGATCCGCTCGCTGGCCCGCGCGCTGCTGCAGGGCGTTCCCCACGAACTCAGCCCGCTGCTGCCCGCGCTGGGACTCCCCGTGGCGATCCTTTCCCGCGGCTACGGCCGGGCCAGCCGCGGCTGGCGCCTGGTCTCCCGGGGCGAGGGCCCGCTGCTGGAGGTGGAGGAGGCCGGTGACGAGCCCCTGATGCTGGCCCGCCAGCTGCCCGGGGCCTGGGTGGCGGTCTGCGAGGATCGCCGGGCGGGAGCCCGGCGGCTGGTGGAACTGGGTGCGGGCGGCATCCTCTTGGACGACGGCTATCAGCACCTGGCCCTGCGCCGGGATCTCGATCTGCTGCTCTGGGACTGCCAGGTGGATCCGGCCCGGGAGTGCGTGCTGCCTTTCGGGCGTCTGCGCGAGAATCCCGCCGCCGCGCTGGACGCCGGCGTGCTGCTCTTCGGTCGACCCTCGCCGCGCCTGCTGGCCGCGCGGCTGGACTGGTTTCGCGGGCTGTTCCGGCAGGCCGGGCGCCCCTTCCCCCCCGCCTTCGCCGTGGAGAGTTCGCTGGCCGGCCTGACGGATCCCGCCACGGGCCGCCCCCACAGCCCCGCCGGGCTGGGCCGCCACGGCCTGTTCTGCGGCATCGCGGCGCCCGAGCGCTTCCTGGAGCAGGCCGAACGCCTGCTGGGCGCGCCGGCCTGGTCGCGCTGCTGGGGCGACCACCACGACTTCACCGAAGCAGATTTGGAAACTCTGCGCCGGGCCGTGCGCGAGCAGCGGCTGGGTCGGCTGGTCACCACCTGGAAGGACGCCGTGCGCCTGCCTGCGCAGCACGGGCTGCCCCTGCTGGTGGCCGAGCAGGAGCTTCGCATCCAAGCGGCCGACCTGTATCTTCAGCGCCATGAGTGA
- a CDS encoding class I SAM-dependent methyltransferase, whose product MKNEPDFAAAVRSGYDRWAAVYDHDGNPLQALEEPALRVRLGDVRGQAVLDLGCGTGRHALWLAAQGAQVTALDFSPGMLEQARAKPGAGAVRFLCHDLRLALPLADDSFDQVVSGLVLEHLEDLPAVFREVARVLRPAGRVLASAMHPAMFERGAHARFTDPATGEIVAPGSLRHSLADFRQAAEAGGLEVLELLEASPDAVFARCWPRAERYIGWPMLALLVCGKPA is encoded by the coding sequence ATGAAGAATGAACCGGACTTCGCCGCCGCCGTCCGCAGCGGCTACGACCGCTGGGCCGCCGTTTACGACCACGACGGCAATCCGCTCCAGGCCTTGGAGGAGCCCGCCCTGCGGGTCCGCCTGGGCGACGTTCGCGGACAGGCGGTGCTGGATCTGGGCTGCGGCACCGGCCGGCACGCGCTCTGGCTGGCCGCCCAGGGCGCGCAGGTCACGGCGCTGGACTTCTCGCCCGGCATGCTGGAGCAGGCGCGCGCCAAACCCGGCGCCGGGGCCGTGCGTTTCCTTTGCCACGACCTGCGCCTGGCGCTGCCGCTGGCCGACGACAGTTTCGACCAGGTGGTGAGCGGCTTGGTGCTGGAACACCTGGAGGACCTGCCCGCCGTGTTCCGCGAGGTGGCCCGCGTGCTGCGTCCGGCGGGGCGCGTGCTGGCGAGCGCCATGCATCCGGCCATGTTCGAGCGCGGCGCCCACGCCCGCTTCACCGATCCGGCCACGGGTGAAATTGTGGCGCCGGGCAGCCTGCGGCATTCCCTGGCGGACTTCCGCCAAGCTGCAGAGGCCGGTGGCCTGGAAGTGCTGGAACTGCTGGAGGCCTCGCCCGACGCGGTCTTCGCCCGGTGCTGGCCGCGGGCGGAGCGCTACATCGGCTGGCCCATGCTGGCGCTGCTGGTCTGCGGCAAGCCGGCCTGA
- the nadB gene encoding L-aspartate oxidase, producing MSDTSPARPPERTDFLVIGSGIAGLSFALSAAGHGQVLLLTKSELLNTSTNRAQGGIASALGDEDSFVQHERDTHAAGDGLCHADAVSLIVREGPESIRWLMSHGTRFTVGDDGSLHLGREGGHAHHRIVHARDLTGAEIERALLEAAREHPRITLMPHWMVVDLITRHQYLDEGRGDGGPCHGAYVMPVRDPAERFPVRRVLARATVLATGGSGQIYRHTTNPEVATGDGTALAWRAGARLANLEFFQFHPTSLALPEAQNWLISEALRGHGARLVDAAGRRVMEGKHPMLELAPRDVVARGIDQVMKAQGTDHVFLDATHLPAAELRAQFPNIHQHCLALGLDITRDPIPVVPAAHYQCGGVWTDLDGRTSLPGLYAVGEAAFTGVHGANRLASNSLLEAVVYARRAAAAVGRDELPEPPAERVAPWDKSGTYDPEEWVVVQHDRDEIRGLMWDYVGIVRSRPRLERAQSRLALISREIEQYYRRTSLRPGLIELRNMVAAARLSVGCALFREESRGLHFRLDFPDRDDATWAVDTLLERDGEGKPRLWRG from the coding sequence ATGAGTGACACGTCCCCAGCCCGGCCGCCGGAGCGGACCGACTTCCTCGTCATCGGCAGCGGCATCGCCGGGCTCAGTTTCGCCCTCAGCGCGGCCGGGCACGGCCAGGTGCTGCTGCTCACCAAATCGGAACTACTCAACACCAGCACCAACCGCGCCCAGGGCGGGATCGCCAGCGCGCTGGGCGACGAGGACAGTTTCGTCCAGCACGAGCGCGACACCCACGCTGCCGGCGACGGGCTGTGTCACGCGGACGCCGTCTCGCTGATCGTCCGCGAAGGACCCGAGAGCATCCGCTGGCTGATGTCCCACGGCACGCGCTTCACGGTTGGGGACGACGGCAGCCTGCACCTGGGCCGCGAGGGCGGCCACGCACACCACCGGATCGTCCACGCCCGCGACCTGACGGGCGCCGAGATCGAGCGCGCGCTGCTGGAGGCCGCCCGCGAGCATCCGCGCATCACCCTGATGCCGCATTGGATGGTGGTGGACCTGATCACGCGCCACCAGTACCTGGACGAGGGCCGCGGCGACGGCGGTCCGTGTCACGGCGCCTACGTCATGCCCGTCCGCGATCCGGCGGAGCGCTTTCCCGTGCGGCGCGTGCTGGCGCGGGCCACGGTGCTGGCCACCGGGGGCAGCGGGCAGATCTACCGCCACACCACCAACCCGGAAGTGGCCACCGGCGACGGAACCGCGCTGGCCTGGCGGGCCGGCGCGCGGCTGGCGAACCTGGAGTTCTTCCAGTTCCATCCCACCAGCCTGGCCTTGCCCGAGGCGCAGAACTGGCTGATCTCCGAGGCCCTGCGCGGCCACGGGGCGCGGCTGGTGGACGCCGCCGGCCGGCGGGTGATGGAGGGCAAGCATCCCATGCTCGAGCTGGCGCCGCGGGACGTGGTGGCGCGCGGCATCGACCAGGTGATGAAGGCCCAGGGCACGGACCACGTCTTCCTGGACGCCACGCACCTGCCCGCCGCCGAGCTGCGCGCGCAGTTCCCCAACATCCACCAGCACTGCCTGGCACTGGGGCTGGACATCACGCGGGATCCCATTCCCGTGGTGCCCGCGGCGCACTACCAGTGCGGCGGCGTCTGGACGGACCTGGACGGCCGCACCAGCCTGCCCGGGCTCTACGCCGTGGGCGAGGCGGCCTTCACGGGCGTGCACGGCGCCAACCGGCTGGCCTCCAACAGCCTGCTGGAGGCCGTGGTCTACGCCCGGCGCGCCGCCGCCGCCGTGGGCCGGGACGAGCTGCCCGAACCGCCCGCGGAGCGCGTCGCCCCCTGGGACAAGTCCGGCACCTACGATCCGGAGGAGTGGGTGGTGGTGCAGCACGACCGCGACGAGATCCGCGGCCTGATGTGGGACTACGTGGGCATCGTGCGCAGCCGCCCGCGGCTGGAGCGGGCCCAGTCGCGCCTGGCGCTCATCTCCCGCGAGATCGAGCAGTACTACCGCCGCACCAGTCTGCGCCCCGGGCTGATCGAACTGCGCAACATGGTGGCCGCCGCGCGCCTCTCCGTAGGCTGCGCGCTCTTCCGCGAGGAATCCCGCGGCCTGCATTTCCGGCTGGACTTCCCCGACCGCGACGACGCCACCTGGGCCGTCGACACGCTGCTGGAGCGTGACGGGGAAGGCAAGCCCCGGCTCTGGCGGGGCTGA
- the xdhC gene encoding xanthine dehydrogenase accessory protein XdhC, translating to MWAWPARLAELAQAGTPCVLVTLCQGSGSAPAPAGAKLVLAADGRRWGTVGGGALEAAVLEKAHELLGSGSTERLRIPLAAQGQCCGGMVELLLEALFDGPALHVLGAGHVGQELAKVLEGTRLTLHLVDERAEWIRRADLPAGLHRHEQSPLEYVDALDGAAGRDLLLILTHSHELDLELLRHLARRPPAWVGLIGSRNKWRSFRERLESEGVDSAWLDTVCCPVGDSRTGKAPREVAIALARELLLAEARLRPAAESAGACPGEA from the coding sequence ATGTGGGCCTGGCCCGCGCGGTTGGCGGAACTCGCCCAAGCCGGCACGCCCTGCGTGCTGGTCACCCTCTGCCAGGGCAGCGGCTCCGCCCCGGCCCCTGCCGGCGCCAAGCTCGTGCTGGCGGCGGACGGCCGGCGCTGGGGCACGGTGGGCGGCGGCGCGCTGGAGGCGGCCGTGCTCGAAAAGGCGCACGAGCTGCTGGGCAGCGGCAGCACGGAACGGCTGCGGATCCCGCTGGCGGCCCAGGGTCAGTGCTGCGGCGGGATGGTGGAACTGCTGCTGGAGGCGCTGTTCGACGGACCGGCTCTGCACGTACTGGGCGCCGGCCACGTGGGGCAGGAGCTGGCCAAGGTCCTCGAGGGGACGCGCCTGACCCTGCACCTGGTGGACGAGCGCGCGGAGTGGATCCGGCGCGCCGACCTGCCCGCGGGCCTCCACCGGCACGAGCAGTCGCCGCTCGAATACGTGGACGCGCTGGACGGAGCGGCGGGGCGCGACCTGCTGCTGATTCTGACCCATTCCCACGAGCTGGATCTGGAGCTGCTGCGCCACCTGGCCCGCCGACCGCCGGCCTGGGTGGGCCTGATCGGCAGCCGCAACAAGTGGCGCTCCTTTCGCGAGCGCCTGGAGTCGGAGGGCGTGGATTCCGCCTGGCTCGACACCGTCTGCTGCCCCGTGGGGGATTCCCGCACCGGCAAGGCGCCGCGGGAGGTGGCCATCGCCCTGGCCCGGGAGCTGCTGCTCGCGGAGGCCCGGCTGCGTCCCGCCGCCGAATCCGCCGGCGCCTGTCCGGGGGAAGCGTGA